A region of Natribaculum luteum DNA encodes the following proteins:
- a CDS encoding DUF6884 domain-containing protein, protein MTEIGLVSCTKTKREHAAPPAELYSPSALFSKARQYCEQYHDDWYILSAKHQLLEPDGSPIEPYDETLTGARVARKREWSQGVYEELEEAGLLESDITLVFHAGKAYYEELLPLIEDHDVTVQIPTEGLLIGERLSWYNQRL, encoded by the coding sequence ATGACCGAAATCGGACTGGTGAGTTGCACGAAAACGAAGCGCGAACATGCGGCACCACCAGCAGAACTCTACTCTCCATCAGCGTTGTTCAGCAAAGCGCGACAATACTGTGAGCAGTATCACGACGACTGGTATATCCTCTCAGCGAAGCACCAGCTGCTCGAACCAGACGGCTCGCCGATCGAGCCGTATGACGAGACGCTGACCGGCGCTCGAGTCGCACGAAAGCGAGAGTGGTCCCAAGGGGTATACGAGGAACTGGAAGAAGCAGGTCTGCTCGAGTCCGACATCACGCTCGTGTTCCATGCGGGGAAAGCATACTACGAGGAACTACTCCCGTTGATCGAGGACCACGACGTCACGGTACAGATTCCGACAGAGGGACTACTGATCGGAGAACGACTCAGTTGGTACAATCAGCGTCTATGA
- a CDS encoding ArdC-like ssDNA-binding domain-containing protein codes for MATSSSSRETFDDSDTRHDEMHSTIEAWVQDLVDEVDDAVSSEQFTEWLDVQSRFHDYSHRNTLLIKLQCPQATCVAGYRTWQNEFDRHVKEGETAIWIWAPIIAKQCPDCGNSPSYHERSDCEYNETPPDSWEKGLVGFRPAPVFDISQTDGEPLPDLETEAWGQAGELVPALLEAADPLEVDVEVVPPQDWSHGSAKGICEYRPQEQPRVAVRARENKADLAVTLVHEYAHALLHNGVDDEAERSKRELEAEAVGYIVGRYFELDTSGSAFYLAAWHGDEPETILDRLERISSTAQEIIDIVSEEVDDE; via the coding sequence ATGGCTACGAGCAGCAGCTCCCGGGAAACGTTCGACGATTCGGACACCCGGCACGATGAGATGCATAGTACGATCGAGGCATGGGTCCAGGACCTCGTCGATGAGGTCGATGACGCCGTCTCGAGCGAGCAGTTCACAGAGTGGTTAGACGTCCAGAGTCGCTTCCACGACTACTCGCACCGAAATACGCTGTTGATCAAACTTCAGTGTCCGCAGGCAACATGCGTTGCCGGCTACCGAACATGGCAGAACGAGTTTGATCGACACGTCAAAGAAGGGGAGACAGCGATCTGGATCTGGGCACCCATCATCGCAAAGCAGTGTCCCGACTGCGGGAACTCGCCGTCGTACCACGAGCGCAGTGACTGTGAGTACAACGAGACACCACCGGACAGTTGGGAAAAGGGACTCGTAGGCTTTCGGCCAGCACCCGTCTTCGATATCTCACAGACTGATGGCGAGCCACTGCCCGACCTCGAGACCGAAGCATGGGGACAAGCTGGCGAGTTGGTTCCCGCGCTCCTCGAGGCAGCAGATCCCCTCGAGGTGGACGTAGAGGTCGTGCCACCCCAGGACTGGTCGCATGGGAGTGCCAAGGGAATCTGTGAGTACCGCCCTCAAGAGCAGCCACGCGTCGCCGTCCGTGCTCGTGAAAACAAGGCTGACCTCGCCGTCACACTCGTTCACGAGTACGCCCACGCGCTGTTACACAATGGCGTCGACGATGAGGCTGAGCGATCGAAACGTGAACTCGAGGCCGAAGCGGTCGGCTACATTGTTGGACGGTACTTCGAGTTGGATACCAGTGGGTCAGCGTTTTACCTCGCCGCGTGGCACGGTGACGAGCCCGAAACGATCCTCGATCGGCTTGAGCGGATCAGTTCGACCGCCCAGGAGATCATCGACATCGTCAGTGAGGAGGTCGACGATGAGTGA
- a CDS encoding ATP-binding protein — protein MTDHLTLSEFATSEATDSRPVSQPSTDETVTMTADERVATYLIEDQMADLTDAIREAVQNGIDSPGSSRVLVSISPERSIILDDGAGVDLESTEGRRNLSVLGAGSKQRADDETIGEWGIGKGAIIAKGAVRIWSHDTALCFDYRDRRDSGTWADVSGRDGQLVDVEHHLEGMLVEIDHYEDEVPDPDSYRWRRYVRDLRKRFAYVQSQTGVSVVINGESVDNGDPLEAVADSPHPSLTRETDDAILALEYTPHEGLDIYSNGLYVTTKREYGLGGVVVSKGNLTLNFARNGIQSGCDRWQRIDDALEQARDDLYANVSDDRLTAESREVMIEAMASDSSDASDEQWADRKLFQLATESRISLEEIQAAPKIGWGDGAQKGADKLVERGYVVLDTSDAATQRLRDLAIDGDTSIAVPETFDVGEQAESEGVWTGYHRIEDESQLNADQQRYLRFARVLARELGIERDVYYGEASADAWTDGRTYIVITDSAVTSRQRAIWMHDLYLVMLHEAAHETSSRDRPSHGHHFESTFRSLVEDPGNRSSFAELVQQVVDEGFESVFEEYEVGL, from the coding sequence ATGACAGATCATCTGACGTTATCGGAGTTCGCGACGAGCGAAGCGACTGACTCGAGGCCGGTCAGTCAGCCATCGACTGACGAGACCGTGACGATGACCGCTGACGAGCGGGTTGCAACGTACCTCATCGAAGACCAAATGGCGGATCTCACAGACGCGATTCGCGAAGCTGTCCAAAACGGCATCGACAGTCCTGGGTCATCCCGTGTGTTGGTCAGCATCTCACCTGAGCGATCGATCATCCTCGATGATGGCGCTGGCGTTGACCTCGAGTCGACCGAAGGGCGGCGAAACCTCTCAGTGCTGGGTGCAGGAAGCAAGCAACGAGCAGACGACGAGACAATCGGCGAGTGGGGCATCGGCAAGGGTGCGATCATCGCGAAGGGTGCCGTTCGTATCTGGAGTCACGACACCGCATTGTGTTTCGACTATCGAGATCGACGCGACTCTGGAACGTGGGCAGACGTCAGTGGGCGCGATGGCCAACTCGTGGACGTTGAGCATCATCTCGAGGGGATGCTTGTCGAGATCGACCACTACGAAGACGAAGTGCCGGATCCGGACAGTTACCGGTGGCGGCGCTACGTTCGCGATCTTCGCAAGCGCTTCGCGTACGTACAATCCCAGACAGGCGTCTCGGTCGTGATCAACGGCGAATCGGTCGACAACGGCGATCCACTCGAAGCAGTGGCGGACTCACCGCATCCGTCACTCACACGCGAAACTGACGATGCGATTCTCGCACTCGAGTACACGCCCCACGAGGGGCTCGATATCTACAGCAATGGGCTGTACGTGACGACAAAGCGCGAGTACGGACTCGGTGGTGTGGTCGTCTCGAAGGGGAACTTGACGCTGAACTTTGCGCGCAACGGCATCCAATCCGGCTGTGATCGCTGGCAACGGATCGACGACGCACTCGAGCAGGCACGTGACGACCTGTATGCGAATGTCTCGGACGACCGGCTGACTGCCGAGAGTCGGGAGGTGATGATCGAGGCGATGGCATCCGACAGCAGTGATGCATCGGACGAGCAGTGGGCCGATCGCAAGCTGTTCCAGCTGGCAACGGAGTCCCGCATTAGCCTTGAGGAGATCCAGGCAGCCCCAAAGATTGGATGGGGTGACGGAGCCCAGAAAGGCGCAGACAAACTCGTTGAACGGGGCTATGTCGTCCTCGATACGAGCGATGCAGCAACCCAACGGCTTCGCGATCTTGCCATTGACGGAGACACATCGATAGCGGTACCGGAGACGTTCGATGTTGGCGAGCAAGCAGAATCAGAAGGTGTGTGGACGGGCTATCATCGCATCGAGGATGAATCGCAGTTGAACGCTGATCAGCAGCGCTATCTCCGCTTCGCTCGAGTGCTCGCACGAGAGCTTGGGATTGAGCGGGACGTGTACTACGGCGAGGCGAGTGCCGATGCCTGGACCGACGGCAGGACGTACATCGTGATCACTGACTCGGCAGTGACGAGCCGCCAGCGTGCAATCTGGATGCACGACCTGTATCTCGTGATGTTGCACGAAGCCGCTCACGAAACCTCGAGTCGTGATCGGCCTTCTCATGGGCATCACTTCGAGAGTACGTTTCGGTCACTCGTTGAAGATCCAGGTAATCGAAGTTCGTTCGCGGAGCTTGTCCAGCAGGTCGTCGATGAAGGATTCGAGTCCGTGTTCGAAGAGTATGAGGTGGGGCTCTAG
- a CDS encoding HalOD1 output domain-containing protein produces the protein MSDRPLLLEIITALEEQGLDRDEYQLQRMIDAEALERLVDSTGPQTDLEVRFSIGERRVIVTPSDVAVIKVS, from the coding sequence ATGAGTGATCGACCGCTTCTGCTCGAGATCATCACTGCACTCGAGGAACAGGGCCTCGATCGAGACGAGTACCAACTACAGCGGATGATCGACGCCGAAGCCCTTGAGCGACTTGTAGACTCGACGGGCCCACAGACTGATCTCGAGGTTCGATTCTCGATTGGTGAGCGCCGTGTGATAGTGACACCATCCGATGTTGCCGTGATCAAGGTGTCATAG
- a CDS encoding GIY-YIG nuclease family protein — MNGREQSPEGSTSKAAIWEAWLEDTLLPDLRSDETPDPVPFFESTDDRLETSDALGSYKWGMNDGDYLYLIYLLDGPVTDAQSVIPVYVGESNDISSRIGQHSRKIRDSLPITEWEDDGEWGSFSKYDQIAAVAQRADSRLYVWIVDVDKLESGPYEFETYRQELEAKLVGLVHAQPEYEQIFANREFVPNRILHEIGKAGTEWVADEITAQDRQWPSGGENTRANPMTKDECWEAWAEEYILADIQSGGQSDPIPLFDVTDELRVRTRDDGTLERSAEIDTRIRREGRKCVDEDGIRADGDDGLLYIMYQLEEPAETATPADIVPRYIGKAEAYGKKRELSANFTEIAYERDGTRSFARWGGGNYWHIGELSQALTGDDERKQHWVEALFEPDSRTLSQQTYLWVHAWNRTADCSPYGTPATLAEVEPLLIGTAYDAYPASLLNKSGTPDDAPIKVETPASAD; from the coding sequence ATGAACGGGCGAGAGCAGAGCCCAGAAGGTTCGACGAGCAAAGCAGCGATCTGGGAAGCATGGCTCGAGGACACGCTCTTGCCGGACCTCCGATCTGATGAGACACCGGATCCGGTCCCATTTTTCGAATCCACTGACGACAGACTCGAGACGAGCGATGCACTGGGGAGCTACAAATGGGGGATGAACGACGGTGACTACCTCTATCTGATCTACCTCTTGGATGGGCCGGTCACAGACGCGCAGAGCGTGATCCCTGTGTATGTGGGCGAATCGAACGACATCAGCTCACGGATCGGACAACACTCCCGGAAGATCCGCGATTCGCTTCCAATTACGGAGTGGGAAGACGATGGCGAGTGGGGAAGCTTCTCGAAGTATGATCAGATCGCAGCAGTCGCCCAACGTGCGGACAGCCGATTGTACGTTTGGATCGTTGACGTCGACAAACTCGAGTCCGGTCCCTACGAGTTCGAGACGTATCGCCAGGAACTCGAGGCAAAACTCGTTGGACTGGTTCACGCACAGCCCGAATACGAGCAGATCTTCGCCAATCGCGAGTTCGTTCCAAATCGAATTCTACACGAAATAGGCAAGGCTGGGACGGAGTGGGTCGCAGACGAAATCACCGCACAGGACAGACAGTGGCCGAGTGGCGGCGAAAATACGCGGGCCAACCCCATGACGAAGGACGAGTGTTGGGAAGCGTGGGCTGAAGAGTACATACTGGCTGATATCCAAAGCGGAGGACAGTCGGACCCGATTCCGCTCTTTGATGTGACCGACGAATTACGGGTTCGAACACGCGACGACGGAACGCTCGAGCGCTCTGCAGAGATCGATACCCGGATTCGCCGTGAAGGCCGGAAGTGTGTCGACGAGGACGGCATCCGTGCGGACGGCGACGATGGCCTGCTGTACATCATGTACCAGCTCGAGGAACCTGCAGAGACTGCAACACCTGCTGACATCGTGCCCCGGTATATCGGCAAGGCAGAGGCATACGGGAAGAAGCGAGAGCTCAGTGCAAACTTCACAGAGATCGCCTACGAGCGGGATGGGACGCGAAGCTTTGCGCGGTGGGGTGGTGGAAACTACTGGCATATCGGCGAACTCTCACAGGCACTCACTGGTGACGACGAACGCAAACAGCACTGGGTTGAGGCACTCTTTGAGCCCGACTCACGAACGCTGTCCCAGCAGACGTATCTCTGGGTCCATGCCTGGAATAGGACAGCGGACTGCAGTCCATACGGAACACCCGCAACCCTTGCAGAGGTCGAACCACTGCTGATCGGGACAGCGTACGATGCATACCCAGCGTCGCTCTTGAACAAGAGTGGAACGCCAGACGACGCGCCGATCAAAGTGGAGACCCCAGCGTCCGCTGATTAG